The DNA window GAATGTCTAGCAGAATGTCTTCACTGTTAAATCAGATTAAATAATTAGCTCATCCTGATGCCTAGGTTTGTCTCAAAATCATTGATCTGACTGAATATGCCTTACTATGGAGAAATTCAGATATTTGAGTGTAGATTGATTTTCTGTGTCTCCTATAATAGATTCATTTGGAAGGTAAATATTGATGTCAAATTGGCAAATTGCGGGAAGCAAATTGGCACATTAAGATATATTTCCATGGAAGCTAGAGGAAAAGGCAACACTTGAAATTGTCACTTTAAGTTCTGGCCGATGCCCTTAAGAGCATCAACAATGCAGAGAAACATGGAATGCTTCAAGTTCTCATTAGACCATGCTCTAAAGTAATCGTCCGATTTTTAATTGTGATGATGAAGCATGGTTACATTGGTGAATTTGAGATCATTGACGATCACAGAGCTGGGAAAGTTGTTAATCTCACAGGCAGACTGAATAAGTGTGGTGTGATCAGTCCCAGATTTGATATTCAGTTGAAGGACCTGGAAAAGTGGCAGAACAACCTTTTGCCTTCACATCAGTTTGGGTACATAGTGCTGACACCTTCCGCTGGCGGCATGGACAACGAGGAAGCAAGGCAAAAACACACAGGAGGCAAAATCCTTGGATTCTTTTTCTAATACTTGTAAAACAGGCATACTAATAACTTGTTCAAacggaaaaaaaaatgtactagACAGTCAAAGGTAAAAACTGTGTTTGAAAAAGTACCAGTGTACCTTCTATCCATCAACAGCCCAGCATGGTGTTTGGAGGCATTGCACATTTGGAAGAGCAGAACTGTTTGCAAAAGctacaaaacaaaagtaaaattccCTCTGAGATGTGGACTTTGAAGTCTTCAGCACTTACTGATTTTCCTTTTGTCCTAGATAAAATATCCGTGTTTCCAACCTCCGACTGAAAGGGACAATAACATGATTCTCTTAAAATGATGATTTGAATGCCATATTTGGACTTCAGTTACACTGACACATAACCAGAGTATGTGAAGAGATTACTGCTGCTCTCATTGTTCGCTGTTGCTACTGTGCTCACAATCTACCTGAATGAGTGTTAACTCAATAAAGAGGGTAGATAG is part of the Dermochelys coriacea isolate rDerCor1 chromosome 2, rDerCor1.pri.v4, whole genome shotgun sequence genome and encodes:
- the LOC119851603 gene encoding 40S ribosomal protein S15a-like; the encoded protein is VLADALKSINNAEKHGMLQVLIRPCSKVIVRFLIVMMKHGYIGEFEIIDDHRAGKVVNLTGRLNKCGVISPRFDIQLKDLEKWQNNLLPSHQFGYIVLTPSAGGMDNEEARQKHTGGKILGFFF